A genome region from Pseudomonas anguilliseptica includes the following:
- a CDS encoding NADP-dependent isocitrate dehydrogenase: MSTPSKIIYTFTDEAPALATYSLLPIVEAFAASAEIAVETRDISLAGRILASFADQLDADKQIADDLAKLAVLATSPDANIIKLPNISASVPQLKGAIAELQAQGLNIPNFPEDPQTDAEKDASARYSKVLGSAVNPVLREGNSDRRAPAAVKAFVRKHPHSMGKWSMTSQSHADYMRGGDFFSSEQSITMAKAGDVRIEFVGKDGKVEVKKQLALQEGEVFDSMFMSCRKLRDFFERTLQDCKENGVMWSLHVKATMMKVSHPIVFGHAVSVYYKDVFDKYGKLFEELGVNPNNGISSVYDKIKSLPASQQEEILDDIHACYSHRPEMAMVDSVKGITNLHIPSDVIVDASMPAMIRSSGQMWGKDGKLKDTKAVMPESTYARIYQEMINFCKTNGAFNPTTMGSVPNVGLMAQKAEEYGSHDKTFEMNADGTMRVVLADGTVLMQHEVEAGDIWRACQTKDAPIRDWVKLAVTRARQSNTPAIFWLDPERAHDRELQKKVEAYLQEHDLTGLDIRVMDYNQAIRVSMERLIRGQDTISVTGNVLRDYLTDLFPIMELGTSAKMLSIVPLMAGGGMYETGAGGSAPKHVQQLIEENHLRWDSLGEFLALAVSLEEAGIKTNNPKAKLLGKTLDAATGRLLDNNKSPSRKTGELDNRGSHFYLALYWAQELAAQNDDLELQAQFAPLAKTLIENEATIVAELSAVQGKPVDIGGYYRSNPQLTSQVMRPSATFNAALAALN, translated from the coding sequence ATGTCCACCCCCTCGAAGATCATCTACACCTTCACCGACGAAGCCCCAGCCCTTGCGACCTATTCGCTTCTGCCTATTGTAGAAGCCTTCGCAGCCTCTGCTGAGATTGCCGTCGAAACACGCGACATCTCTCTTGCAGGGCGCATCCTTGCAAGCTTTGCCGACCAGTTGGATGCTGACAAGCAAATCGCCGACGACCTTGCCAAGCTGGCCGTACTGGCCACTTCGCCAGACGCCAACATCATCAAACTGCCAAACATCAGTGCCTCGGTGCCGCAGCTCAAAGGCGCAATCGCCGAGCTGCAAGCCCAAGGCTTAAACATCCCGAATTTCCCGGAAGACCCGCAAACTGACGCCGAAAAAGACGCCAGCGCCCGCTACAGCAAAGTGCTTGGCAGTGCGGTCAACCCAGTATTGCGTGAGGGCAACTCCGACCGCCGCGCGCCTGCCGCAGTCAAAGCCTTCGTACGTAAGCACCCACACTCCATGGGTAAGTGGAGCATGACTTCGCAGTCCCACGCCGATTACATGCGCGGCGGCGATTTCTTCTCCAGCGAGCAGTCGATCACCATGGCCAAAGCCGGTGACGTGCGTATTGAATTCGTCGGCAAGGATGGCAAGGTCGAAGTCAAGAAACAGCTCGCCCTACAGGAAGGCGAAGTCTTCGACAGCATGTTTATGAGCTGCCGCAAGCTGCGCGATTTCTTCGAGCGCACCCTGCAGGACTGCAAGGAAAACGGCGTGATGTGGTCCCTGCACGTCAAGGCGACCATGATGAAGGTCTCCCATCCGATCGTGTTCGGCCACGCTGTCAGTGTCTACTACAAGGATGTGTTCGACAAATACGGCAAGCTGTTCGAAGAACTGGGCGTCAACCCGAACAACGGCATCAGTAGCGTTTACGACAAGATCAAATCCCTGCCAGCGTCGCAGCAGGAAGAAATTCTCGATGACATCCACGCCTGCTACAGCCACCGCCCGGAAATGGCCATGGTTGACTCGGTCAAGGGCATCACCAACCTGCACATCCCAAGCGACGTAATCGTCGACGCCTCGATGCCAGCGATGATTCGCAGCTCCGGGCAAATGTGGGGCAAGGACGGCAAGCTCAAGGACACCAAAGCGGTGATGCCAGAAAGCACCTACGCCCGCATCTATCAGGAAATGATCAATTTCTGCAAAACCAACGGTGCGTTCAACCCCACCACCATGGGCAGCGTGCCGAACGTTGGCCTGATGGCACAGAAGGCCGAAGAGTATGGTTCCCACGACAAGACCTTCGAAATGAATGCCGATGGCACCATGCGCGTGGTGTTGGCCGATGGCACCGTGCTGATGCAGCATGAAGTCGAAGCCGGTGATATCTGGCGTGCTTGCCAGACCAAAGATGCGCCGATCCGCGACTGGGTCAAGCTGGCCGTAACCCGTGCTCGCCAGTCCAATACCCCGGCAATTTTCTGGCTCGATCCAGAGCGCGCCCACGACCGCGAACTGCAGAAGAAGGTTGAAGCCTACCTGCAGGAACACGATCTGACCGGTCTGGACATCCGTGTAATGGACTACAACCAGGCCATTCGCGTGAGCATGGAGCGCCTGATTCGTGGTCAGGACACCATTTCGGTGACCGGCAACGTACTGCGCGACTACCTGACCGACCTGTTCCCGATCATGGAGCTGGGCACCTCGGCCAAGATGCTCTCCATTGTCCCACTGATGGCCGGTGGCGGCATGTACGAAACCGGCGCCGGCGGCTCGGCACCCAAGCACGTGCAGCAGCTGATCGAAGAAAACCACCTGCGTTGGGATTCGCTCGGCGAGTTCCTGGCCCTGGCGGTTTCCCTGGAAGAAGCCGGGATCAAGACCAACAACCCGAAAGCCAAACTGCTGGGCAAAACCCTCGATGCGGCCACCGGTAGGTTGCTCGACAACAACAAGTCGCCATCGCGCAAAACCGGCGAGCTGGACAACCGTGGTAGCCACTTCTACCTGGCGCTCTACTGGGCTCAGGAATTGGCCGCACAGAACGATGATCTCGAGTTGCAAGCGCAGTTCGCGCCACTGGCCAAAACGCTGATCGAGAATGAAGCAACCATCGTTGCCGAACTCAGCGCCGTTCAGGGCAAGCCCGTGGACATCGGCGGCTACTACCGCTCCAACCCGCAACTGACCAGCCAGGTCATGCGCCCAAGCGCGACCTTCAATGCCGCACTCGCTGCGCTGAACTAA
- the hflD gene encoding high frequency lysogenization protein HflD — translation MNPIREQLIALGAVFESAVLVDKLARTGQIGEPAVACMINSLLVRDPKDTLDVYGGDDLNLRDGYRALVSALERDPASLQRDPLRYALALLALERQLDKRGDMLQVMGSRLDQVQQQVEHFGPTHENVISNCASLYQDTISTFRQRIQVQGDMRHLQQTNNAAKIRALLLAGIRSARLWRQLGGHRWQMVFSRSKLLKELYPLLRS, via the coding sequence GTGAATCCAATTCGAGAACAACTGATCGCCCTCGGCGCGGTATTCGAATCGGCAGTGCTGGTCGACAAGCTGGCGCGTACCGGCCAGATCGGCGAGCCGGCCGTGGCCTGCATGATCAACAGTCTGCTGGTGCGCGATCCGAAGGACACGCTGGACGTTTACGGTGGTGACGACCTCAATCTGCGTGACGGCTACCGTGCGCTGGTCAGCGCCCTGGAGCGCGACCCAGCCAGCCTGCAGCGTGATCCGCTGCGTTATGCACTGGCCCTGCTCGCACTGGAGCGTCAGTTGGATAAGCGCGGCGACATGCTGCAAGTCATGGGCAGCCGCCTTGATCAGGTGCAACAGCAAGTTGAGCACTTCGGCCCCACCCATGAAAACGTAATATCCAACTGCGCCAGCCTGTATCAGGACACCATCAGCACCTTCCGCCAGCGCATTCAGGTGCAAGGCGATATGCGCCATCTGCAACAAACCAACAACGCTGCGAAGATCCGTGCATTGCTGCTCGCCGGCATTCGCTCGGCGCGCCTGTGGCGCCAGCTAGGCGGCCATCGCTGGCAGATGGTGTTTAGCCGCAGCAAGCTGCTCAAGGAACTCTACCCGCTGCTGCGGTCCTGA
- a CDS encoding NUDIX hydrolase, whose amino-acid sequence MQWQPHITVATVIEDQGRFLLAEGRAVFNQPAGHLEANESLLQAALRETLEETGWDIELTGVTGIYLYTAPSNGITYQRVCFAAKPLQQRPNHPLDDGIIGPRCLSRDELAAQPERWRSELVLRCIDDYLSGQCFPLSLIRD is encoded by the coding sequence ATGCAGTGGCAGCCGCACATCACCGTGGCCACGGTCATCGAAGACCAGGGTCGTTTTCTGTTGGCCGAAGGCCGCGCCGTGTTCAACCAGCCTGCTGGCCACCTGGAAGCCAACGAAAGCCTGCTGCAGGCAGCACTGCGCGAAACCCTCGAAGAAACTGGCTGGGATATCGAGCTGACTGGCGTTACCGGCATTTACCTGTACACCGCCCCCAGTAACGGGATCACCTACCAGCGCGTGTGTTTTGCCGCCAAACCCTTGCAGCAGCGGCCCAATCACCCGTTGGATGACGGCATCATCGGCCCACGTTGCCTGAGCCGCGACGAGCTGGCAGCTCAACCCGAACGTTGGCGCAGCGAATTGGTATTGCGCTGCATTGATGACTACCTGAGCGGCCAGTGTTTTCCCCTGAGCCTGATCCGCGATTAA
- the icd gene encoding NADP-dependent isocitrate dehydrogenase, which produces MGYQKIQVPATGDKITVNADTSLNVPNNPIIPFIEGDGIGVDISPVMIKVVDAAVQKAYGGERKISWMEVYAGEKATQVYDQDTWLPQETLDAVKDYVVSIKGPLTTPVGGGIRSLNVALRQQLDLYVCLRPVRWFEGVPSPVKKPGDVDMTIFRENSEDIYAGIEWKAGSPEATKVIKFLKEEMGVTKIRFDRDCGIGVKPVSKEGTKRLARKALQYVVDNDRDSLTIVHKGNIMKFTEGAFKEWAYEIAAEEFGATLLDGGPWMQFKNPKTGKNVIVKDAIADAMLQQILLRPAEYDVIATLNLNGDYLSDALAAEVGGIGIAPGANLSDTVAMFEATHGTAPKYAGKDQVNPGSLILSAEMMLRHMGWTEAADLIIKGTNGAIGAKTVTYDFERLMDGAKLLSCSAFGDALISHM; this is translated from the coding sequence ATGGGATACCAAAAGATCCAGGTGCCTGCCACCGGTGACAAAATCACCGTCAATGCCGATACATCCCTGAACGTACCGAACAATCCAATCATCCCTTTTATCGAAGGTGATGGTATCGGTGTCGATATCAGCCCGGTGATGATCAAAGTCGTTGATGCGGCCGTACAGAAAGCCTACGGCGGCGAACGCAAGATCTCCTGGATGGAAGTTTACGCAGGCGAGAAAGCCACTCAGGTTTACGACCAGGATACCTGGCTGCCTCAGGAAACCCTGGATGCGGTCAAAGATTACGTCGTTTCCATCAAGGGCCCGCTGACCACTCCAGTCGGTGGCGGCATCCGCTCTCTAAACGTTGCCCTGCGTCAGCAGCTCGATCTGTACGTCTGCCTGCGCCCAGTGCGCTGGTTCGAAGGTGTGCCAAGCCCGGTGAAGAAGCCAGGCGATGTCGACATGACCATCTTCCGTGAGAACTCGGAAGACATCTATGCCGGTATTGAGTGGAAAGCAGGCTCGCCTGAAGCGACCAAGGTCATCAAGTTCCTTAAGGAGGAAATGGGTGTCACCAAGATTCGCTTCGACCGGGACTGCGGTATCGGGGTCAAGCCGGTTTCCAAAGAGGGCACCAAGCGCCTGGCACGTAAAGCGTTGCAGTACGTCGTCGATAACGACCGCGACTCGCTGACCATCGTACATAAAGGCAACATCATGAAGTTCACCGAAGGTGCCTTCAAAGAGTGGGCCTACGAAATTGCTGCTGAAGAGTTCGGCGCAACCTTGCTCGATGGCGGTCCTTGGATGCAGTTCAAGAATCCGAAAACCGGCAAAAACGTCATTGTTAAAGACGCCATCGCCGATGCCATGCTGCAGCAGATCCTACTGCGCCCGGCCGAGTACGACGTAATCGCCACCCTCAACCTCAACGGTGACTACCTGTCCGACGCCCTGGCTGCAGAAGTCGGCGGTATCGGTATCGCTCCAGGTGCCAACCTGTCTGATACCGTGGCCATGTTCGAAGCCACCCACGGCACTGCACCGAAGTACGCTGGCAAGGATCAGGTGAACCCCGGTTCGCTGATCCTCTCCGCCGAAATGATGCTGCGCCACATGGGCTGGACCGAAGCGGCTGATCTGATCATCAAGGGTACAAATGGCGCCATCGGTGCCAAAACAGTGACCTATGACTTCGAGCGCCTGATGGACGGTGCCAAGTTGCTGTCCTGCTCGGCATTCGGTGATGCACTGATTTCGCACATGTAA
- the mnmA gene encoding tRNA 2-thiouridine(34) synthase MnmA: MSDPTTQRVIVGMSGGVDSSVSALLLLEQGYQVEGLFMKNWDEDDGTEYCTAMDDLADAQAVCDKIGIKLHTANFAAEYWDNVFEHFLAEYKAGRTPNPDILCNREIKFKAFLDYALMLGADLIATGHYVRRRDIDGRTELLKGLDPNKDQSYFLHAVGGEQIAKTLFPVGELEKPAVRAIAEKYQLATAKKKDSTGICFIGERRFSDFLKQYLPAQPGNIETTEGEIIGRHHGLMYHTIGQRQGLGIGGLKDASDEPWYVLHKDLSRNVLVVGQGNEHPWLFSRALLASEIYWVNPIDLSAPRELTAKVRYRQSDQTCTLEKTASGYRAVFNEPQRAVTPGQSVVFYDGDICLGGGVIETAEPWTAREQQT; the protein is encoded by the coding sequence ATGTCAGATCCAACTACTCAGCGCGTAATCGTCGGCATGTCCGGCGGCGTCGACTCCTCCGTTTCCGCCCTGCTCCTGCTTGAGCAGGGGTATCAGGTCGAAGGCCTGTTTATGAAGAACTGGGACGAGGACGACGGCACCGAATATTGCACCGCCATGGACGATCTGGCCGATGCCCAGGCCGTGTGCGACAAGATCGGCATCAAGCTGCACACCGCCAATTTTGCCGCCGAATACTGGGATAACGTGTTCGAGCACTTCCTCGCCGAATACAAGGCCGGACGCACGCCGAACCCGGACATCCTGTGCAACCGCGAGATCAAGTTCAAAGCCTTCCTCGACTACGCGCTGATGCTCGGTGCTGACCTGATCGCCACCGGCCACTATGTACGCCGCCGAGATATCGACGGACGCACCGAGCTGCTCAAGGGCCTCGATCCGAACAAGGATCAGAGCTACTTCCTGCATGCGGTCGGTGGCGAGCAGATCGCCAAGACCCTGTTCCCCGTAGGCGAGTTGGAAAAACCAGCGGTACGCGCGATTGCTGAGAAATACCAACTGGCCACGGCAAAGAAGAAGGACTCGACCGGTATCTGCTTTATCGGCGAACGGCGTTTCAGCGATTTCCTCAAGCAGTACCTGCCAGCTCAGCCCGGCAATATCGAAACCACTGAAGGCGAAATCATCGGCCGCCATCACGGCCTGATGTATCACACCATTGGTCAGCGCCAGGGGTTGGGCATCGGCGGCTTGAAAGACGCCAGTGACGAGCCTTGGTACGTCCTGCACAAGGACCTGAGCCGCAATGTGCTGGTGGTTGGTCAGGGCAATGAACACCCCTGGCTGTTCAGTCGCGCCCTGCTCGCCTCGGAGATTTACTGGGTCAACCCGATTGACCTGAGCGCGCCGCGCGAGTTGACCGCCAAGGTACGTTACCGCCAGAGCGATCAAACCTGCACGCTGGAGAAAACCGCCAGCGGCTATCGCGCTGTATTCAACGAGCCGCAGCGCGCCGTGACCCCGGGCCAGTCCGTGGTGTTCTACGACGGTGACATCTGCCTGGGCGGCGGTGTGATTGAAACCGCCGAGCCCTGGACCGCGCGGGAGCAGCAGACGTGA